TGCGCCGCAACGCGCACTTCAACCTGACGAAACTGGGCGCCCGTCCGGACCGGTACCTGCCCGACTTCTACGGCCCGCTGCACGACGGCATCAACGGCACGGGCGCGACCGACCGGCTCCTCCTCGCCTGGGACCTCGCCGGAGCGGCGGGGCCGGAGGGACGCGAACCCGTCGACGCGGCGGCGCTGTCGCGGGCGCGGGGCGCCGTGCCCGCGCTGTCGGCCGATGCGGACGGCAGACCGGTGACCGGGGCGGCCGGTGGGGCGGGCGACGGGCCGGTGCTGCTGGTCGCGGTGCCGCCCGACATCGAGGAGCTGCGGCGCACCGATCCGGCGCTCGGCCGGTCGTGGCGGCTCGCGCTGCGGGAGGTGCTGGGCGGCCTGATGTCCGAGGGCGCGGAGGTCACCGGCTTCGACCGGGCCGGGTGGTACGTGGTGGAGAGGAAGCAGGACTCGTGAAGCTCGACGGTGTGGAACTCCTCCGGGTGCGGATGCCGCTGCGGGCACCGTTCCGGACCTCGTTCGGAACGCAGCACGTCCGCGAACTGCTGCTGGTGCGGGTGGTGACACCGGCCGGCGAGGGGTGGGGCGAGTGCGTGGCGATGGCCGACCCGCTCTACTCGTCGGAGTACGTCGACGGCGCGGAGCACGTGCTGCGCGAGCACCTGGTCCCCGTACTGCTGCGGGCGGGCGAGGTGAGCGCGCACCGGGTGGCGCCGCTCCTCGCCCCGGTCAAGGGGCACCGGATGGCCAAGGCGGCGCTGGAGATGGCGGTGCTCGACGCAGAACTGCGCTCCCGGGGAGCCTCGTTCGCCACCGCGCTGGGCTCCACCAGGGACGCGGTGCCGTGCGGGGTCTCGGTCGGCATCATGGACTCGATCCCCCAACTCCTGGACGCCGTCGACGGATACGTGGCCCAGGGGTACGCGCGCGTCAAGCTGAAGATCGAGCCCGGCTGGGACGTGGAGCCGGTC
The DNA window shown above is from Streptomyces sp. NBC_00670 and carries:
- a CDS encoding GNAT family N-acetyltransferase codes for the protein MTGHIPYAPPGPPPSVVAGAELAAARAASEAEVAVRQLTEVEDLAAVSLLLRRVWHAEPGGGPVPTELLRAMAVAGNYVSGAFDGDELLGACVGFFGAPAHGALHSHIAGVLPAGLGRGLGLALKLHQRAWALRRGAETISWTFDPLVRRNAHFNLTKLGARPDRYLPDFYGPLHDGINGTGATDRLLLAWDLAGAAGPEGREPVDAAALSRARGAVPALSADADGRPVTGAAGGAGDGPVLLVAVPPDIEELRRTDPALGRSWRLALREVLGGLMSEGAEVTGFDRAGWYVVERKQDS